From the genome of Muricauda sp. SCSIO 64092, one region includes:
- a CDS encoding HAD family hydrolase, translating into MEVGFENIKVIGFDADDTLWVNETYFRETEERFAELLEGYETKNKIDQELFKMEMKNLDLYGYGIKGFMLSMIESALDLSNGSIAQHTISDIIGLGKNMIAHPVELLDGVEEVLQALEKKYRLIVLTKGDLLDQERKLERSGLSRYFHHVEVLSDKKEANYKNLLEHLEIPIESFLMIGNSLKSDVIPILNLGGNAVHVPFHTTWAHELVSEEEERTNNHLKLNSIRDVLKYLE; encoded by the coding sequence ATGGAAGTAGGTTTTGAAAACATTAAGGTAATCGGTTTTGATGCAGATGATACGCTCTGGGTCAATGAGACCTATTTCAGGGAAACGGAAGAGCGGTTTGCTGAACTTTTGGAGGGATACGAAACCAAGAATAAAATAGACCAGGAGCTTTTTAAGATGGAAATGAAGAATCTGGATCTTTATGGGTATGGCATAAAAGGGTTTATGCTATCCATGATAGAATCCGCCTTGGATTTATCCAACGGTTCCATAGCCCAGCATACCATTTCGGACATCATAGGTTTAGGTAAAAACATGATTGCACATCCCGTGGAGCTTTTGGATGGTGTGGAGGAGGTACTGCAGGCCCTGGAAAAAAAATACCGTTTAATTGTCCTGACCAAGGGGGATTTATTGGACCAGGAGCGTAAATTGGAAAGGTCCGGACTTTCCCGTTATTTCCATCATGTGGAAGTGCTGAGCGATAAGAAGGAAGCGAATTATAAAAACCTTTTGGAACATTTGGAAATTCCCATTGAGTCCTTTTTAATGATTGGAAACTCCTTGAAGTCCGATGTTATCCCTATCTTGAATTTGGGAGGAAATGCAGTTCATGTTCCATTTCATACCACTTGGGCCCATGAATTGGTATCGGAGGAAGAAGAGCGAACCAACAATCATTTAAAGCTAAATTCCATTAGGGATGTTTTGAAGTATTTAGAGTAG
- a CDS encoding 4a-hydroxytetrahydrobiopterin dehydratase has protein sequence MEKLNEQQIISALAALKGWELDNGFIVKSFKFKDFKEAFGFMVRVAFECEAQNHHPNWENVYNSLTIRLNTHDADGITTNDIELATTIEQILKEY, from the coding sequence ATGGAAAAACTTAATGAACAACAAATCATTTCTGCACTTGCAGCCTTAAAGGGATGGGAACTGGATAACGGTTTTATAGTCAAATCCTTTAAGTTTAAAGATTTCAAGGAAGCTTTTGGTTTCATGGTCCGCGTGGCTTTTGAATGTGAGGCCCAGAATCACCATCCCAACTGGGAAAACGTTTACAATTCCCTTACCATTCGTTTAAATACCCATGATGCGGATGGCATTACCACAAACGATATTGAATTGGCCACGACCATTGAACAAATTCTAAAGGAGTACTAA
- the kdsB gene encoding 3-deoxy-manno-octulosonate cytidylyltransferase produces MNIISMIPARYQASRFPAKLMQDLGGKPVILRTYEAAVGTKLFSKVYVVTDSRAIHDLIKANGGQVIMSKEEHQSGSDRIAEAVTDLEVDVVVNVQGDEPFIDRESLTKVIQVFHEDAGQEIDLASLMTPITDWDEISNPNTVKVIVDNNNFALYFSRSPIPYPRNKELNTPYFKHKGIYAFRKRALLDFKKLPMLTLEATEKIEAIRFLEYGKKIKMVETNVTGVEIDTPEDLERARKEWK; encoded by the coding sequence ATGAACATCATTTCCATGATACCTGCACGTTACCAAGCATCCCGATTTCCTGCAAAATTAATGCAGGATTTGGGCGGCAAACCGGTGATTTTAAGGACCTATGAGGCGGCCGTTGGGACCAAGCTGTTCAGTAAGGTATATGTAGTTACGGACAGCCGCGCAATCCATGATTTGATCAAAGCCAATGGAGGCCAGGTGATAATGAGTAAAGAGGAACATCAAAGTGGAAGTGACCGAATTGCTGAGGCGGTAACCGATTTGGAGGTTGATGTGGTGGTAAATGTTCAGGGGGATGAACCTTTTATAGATAGGGAAAGTTTAACTAAGGTAATCCAGGTTTTTCATGAGGATGCAGGCCAGGAAATAGATTTGGCCTCCTTGATGACACCAATCACGGATTGGGATGAAATTTCCAATCCCAATACGGTAAAAGTAATTGTGGACAACAACAATTTTGCCCTTTATTTTTCGAGGTCACCCATACCGTACCCTCGGAATAAGGAGTTGAATACCCCATATTTTAAACACAAGGGAATTTATGCCTTTAGAAAGCGCGCCCTATTGGATTTTAAGAAGTTGCCCATGTTGACGTTGGAAGCCACGGAAAAAATTGAGGCCATTCGGTTTTTGGAGTATGGGAAAAAAATAAAAATGGTTGAAACCAATGTAACCGGTGTTGAGATAGATACCCCGGAGGATTTGGAAAGAGCACGTAAGGAATGGAAGTAG
- a CDS encoding DUF3822 family protein, translating to MEAKTHTHPFKKLSIQVSLDGLSFCTIDTIANKVLLSDHVAFKTKSTPYLLLKELKTLVAKYKLIDETYEEVMAIHKNNMFCLVPEALFDKEELPNYLKFNTKILANDQIVHDKIPNQDMVCVYVPFTNVNNYLFDCFGEFEFKHNSLAILQTLFHQKSNKTVCYVHVGTRTMELAVMEQRKLLLYNQFEYKTKEDFLYYVLFTYEQLGLSAEEVKLKLFGAIEEDDQYFKICYDYLKKVSVFVPKQSNQSLEEIGDNTIDLTLLGNL from the coding sequence ATCGAGGCGAAGACACATACGCATCCTTTTAAAAAATTGTCCATTCAGGTTAGCCTGGATGGACTTTCTTTTTGTACCATAGATACCATTGCCAATAAGGTATTGCTATCGGACCATGTGGCCTTCAAGACAAAATCGACCCCCTATTTACTTCTTAAGGAGCTCAAAACCCTTGTTGCCAAGTATAAACTGATCGATGAGACCTATGAAGAGGTCATGGCCATCCATAAGAACAATATGTTCTGTTTGGTGCCCGAAGCCTTATTTGATAAAGAAGAGCTTCCCAATTATCTCAAGTTCAACACCAAGATTCTGGCCAACGACCAAATTGTCCATGACAAAATTCCCAACCAAGATATGGTATGTGTCTATGTGCCCTTTACCAATGTAAACAACTATCTGTTCGACTGTTTTGGGGAATTTGAATTTAAGCACAACAGTTTGGCCATTCTGCAAACACTTTTTCATCAAAAAAGCAATAAAACGGTGTGTTATGTACATGTGGGTACACGTACTATGGAACTCGCAGTGATGGAACAGCGTAAACTGCTACTTTACAACCAATTTGAATACAAGACCAAAGAGGACTTCCTCTATTATGTCCTATTTACCTACGAACAGCTTGGATTGTCTGCGGAAGAGGTAAAGTTAAAACTGTTTGGGGCTATAGAAGAGGATGACCAATACTTCAAAATTTGCTACGATTATTTAAAAAAAGTCTCGGTTTTTGTTCCAAAACAAAGCAATCAAAGTCTGGAAGAAATAGGTGACAACACCATTGATTTGACCTTGCTGGGCAATCTATAG
- a CDS encoding sugar nucleotide-binding protein, which translates to MKKNKILILGASGFIGNAIYKELCNYFDTYGTYCSNTAFTANSQFFKYDLNEDDIYRVVERIRPDVIISSLRGNFSGQIQAHIHLMEYLAKNKCRLYFLSSANVFDAYSKYPSYEFDKTLSESIYGKLKIRIENMMLRMPEEKIGILRVPMVFGNASPRLKEIKTLLDANEPIEVFPNLIINVTTDDRLTQQIHYLINRNKKGIYHLGSTDLVHHEDFIKEVIKRIGNYHPVLKKVFTTNDDRYLAALPKSNTLPKNLRFSYQEVIDHHLSVE; encoded by the coding sequence TTGAAGAAAAACAAGATTCTTATCCTAGGGGCAAGTGGATTCATAGGAAATGCCATTTATAAGGAACTGTGCAATTATTTTGACACCTATGGCACTTATTGTTCCAATACGGCTTTTACGGCCAACAGTCAGTTCTTCAAGTACGATTTAAATGAAGATGACATTTATCGGGTGGTGGAAAGGATTCGACCAGATGTTATCATTTCTTCGTTGAGAGGGAATTTTTCAGGTCAAATTCAAGCGCACATCCATTTAATGGAATACCTGGCAAAAAATAAATGTCGCCTTTATTTTCTCTCTTCGGCCAATGTATTTGACGCCTACAGTAAATATCCTTCCTATGAGTTCGACAAAACCCTATCGGAAAGTATCTATGGAAAACTGAAAATCAGGATTGAGAATATGATGCTTCGGATGCCCGAAGAAAAAATAGGAATCCTACGCGTGCCCATGGTATTTGGAAATGCATCCCCACGTCTCAAGGAAATCAAAACCCTTTTGGATGCCAATGAACCCATAGAAGTATTTCCTAACCTCATCATCAATGTGACCACCGATGACCGCCTTACCCAACAAATCCATTACCTGATCAACAGAAACAAAAAGGGGATTTACCATTTGGGCAGTACGGATTTGGTACATCATGAAGATTTTATAAAGGAAGTAATCAAAAGGATTGGAAATTATCATCCTGTTCTTAAAAAGGTGTTCACTACCAATGACGACAGATATCTTGCAGCACTTCCCAAATCCAACACACTTCCCAAAAACCTAAGGTTTTCATATCAGGAAGTGATAGACCATCACCTATCCGTGGAATGA
- a CDS encoding iron-containing alcohol dehydrogenase family protein: MQRPKTSYKNFPMVPRVVYGRGSFGQLADILLPKRRNAEAPFIFLVDDFFEGSALEQRIPWLFNDQIIFISADEEPKTQQVDALVKKIKNDFEEMPSGIVGIGGGTLLDLAKAVAIMMNNPGPSSNYQGWDLVKKPALYHVGIPTISGTGAEVSRTTVLLGPEKKLGINSDYTTYDQVVLDSDLLSTVPKEQWFYTGMDCFIHCIESLNGTYLNAFSQSYGEKALSLCKEVFLGDLPQKESEDKLMMASWHGGMSIAYSQVGIAHAMSYGLSYLLGTKHGIGNCLVFQHLDRYYPKGVELFNKMKEKHGIQLPKNVCAGLTSSDLELMAQISLSMEPLWENALGRDWKKHIDMDGLLSIYQKI; this comes from the coding sequence ATGCAAAGACCAAAAACGTCTTACAAGAACTTCCCTATGGTTCCAAGGGTGGTTTATGGAAGGGGAAGTTTTGGACAGCTCGCAGATATTTTACTGCCGAAACGAAGAAACGCTGAGGCTCCCTTTATTTTTTTAGTGGATGATTTTTTTGAAGGTTCGGCATTGGAACAGCGTATCCCCTGGCTTTTTAATGATCAAATCATCTTCATTTCCGCAGATGAGGAACCAAAAACGCAACAGGTTGATGCCCTGGTCAAAAAAATAAAAAATGATTTTGAGGAAATGCCTTCGGGAATTGTTGGGATCGGAGGTGGGACACTTTTGGATTTGGCCAAAGCAGTGGCCATTATGATGAACAACCCCGGCCCTTCGTCCAATTACCAGGGATGGGACTTGGTCAAAAAGCCTGCATTGTACCATGTTGGGATTCCTACTATAAGTGGAACGGGGGCAGAGGTTTCCAGAACTACAGTTTTATTGGGGCCAGAAAAAAAATTGGGCATAAATTCGGATTATACGACTTACGATCAAGTAGTGTTGGATTCGGATCTGTTGTCCACGGTACCAAAAGAACAATGGTTTTACACTGGGATGGATTGCTTTATCCATTGCATTGAATCGCTCAATGGAACCTATTTAAATGCCTTTAGCCAGAGTTATGGGGAAAAGGCGTTGAGTTTATGCAAAGAAGTGTTTTTAGGGGACCTGCCCCAAAAAGAATCCGAAGACAAATTAATGATGGCTTCCTGGCATGGAGGCATGAGTATTGCGTATTCCCAAGTGGGGATAGCCCATGCCATGAGTTATGGACTTTCCTACCTTCTGGGAACCAAACACGGTATAGGCAATTGTCTGGTGTTCCAACATTTGGATAGGTATTATCCCAAAGGAGTGGAGCTGTTCAATAAGATGAAGGAAAAACATGGGATTCAGCTTCCAAAAAATGTATGCGCCGGCCTTACCTCTTCCGATTTGGAGCTCATGGCACAAATTTCCCTGTCCATGGAGCCCCTTTGGGAAAATGCCCTGGGGAGGGATTGGAAAAAACATATTGATATGGATGGTTTACTTTCCATTTACCAAAAGATTTAG
- a CDS encoding YebC/PmpR family DNA-binding transcriptional regulator, with protein sequence MGRAFEFRKARKMKRWAAMSKAFTRIGKDIVMAVKEGGPDPDANSRLRAVIQNAKAVNMPKDNIERAIKRASDKSQGGYKEVLFEGYAPHGIAILIETATDNNTRTVANIRSYFNKCNGSLGTSGSVEFMFDHSCNFRINGDGIDPEELELEMIDFGAEEVFVDDDGLLIYAPFESFGDIQKELEAREIEILSSGFERIPQVTKELNAEQVADVEKLLEKIEEDDDVQNVYHTMKE encoded by the coding sequence ATGGGTAGAGCTTTTGAGTTTAGAAAAGCACGAAAAATGAAGCGTTGGGCCGCCATGTCCAAGGCATTTACCAGAATTGGGAAAGATATTGTAATGGCAGTGAAGGAAGGGGGTCCCGATCCAGATGCCAATTCCCGGCTAAGGGCGGTGATTCAAAATGCCAAGGCTGTAAATATGCCCAAGGATAATATTGAACGGGCCATTAAACGCGCCTCCGATAAATCCCAGGGCGGTTATAAGGAAGTCCTTTTTGAAGGGTATGCCCCCCATGGTATCGCCATCCTCATCGAAACCGCAACGGACAACAATACCAGGACCGTGGCCAATATCCGAAGCTATTTTAATAAGTGCAATGGAAGTTTGGGTACCTCCGGTTCGGTTGAATTTATGTTTGACCATAGCTGTAATTTTAGAATTAATGGTGATGGAATTGACCCGGAGGAACTGGAATTGGAAATGATAGATTTTGGGGCCGAAGAGGTATTTGTAGATGATGACGGTCTATTGATCTATGCCCCTTTTGAAAGTTTTGGCGATATCCAAAAGGAATTGGAAGCCCGCGAAATAGAAATCCTATCCTCTGGTTTTGAACGCATTCCCCAAGTGACCAAGGAACTCAATGCAGAACAGGTGGCCGATGTAGAGAAGTTACTGGAGAAAATTGAGGAAGACGACGATGTGCAGAACGTATATCATACGATGAAGGAATGA
- a CDS encoding 1-acyl-sn-glycerol-3-phosphate acyltransferase: MLHLIAKFIFFKVMKWKLEGTFPNLDKCVVIVIPHTHWLDFPLGVIVRKVVNKEIHYVGKKGLFKAPYGWFFRWLGGTPVDRSKNQNMVDAVGQVFAEREVFRFALAPEGTRKKVSALKTGFYYIAKKSNVPIVMVAFDFGKKQVKISEPLWTSDDINKDFRKVREFFKGVKGKIPEYSFG; the protein is encoded by the coding sequence ATGCTGCACCTTATCGCTAAGTTCATCTTTTTTAAGGTGATGAAATGGAAGTTGGAAGGAACTTTTCCCAACCTGGACAAGTGCGTTGTCATTGTCATTCCCCACACCCATTGGTTGGACTTCCCATTGGGGGTAATTGTCCGTAAGGTGGTGAACAAGGAAATTCACTATGTTGGAAAAAAAGGATTGTTCAAAGCCCCTTACGGTTGGTTTTTTAGATGGTTGGGAGGGACCCCGGTAGATCGCTCCAAGAATCAAAATATGGTGGATGCCGTGGGCCAGGTTTTTGCAGAAAGGGAGGTTTTCCGATTTGCGTTGGCGCCAGAAGGTACCCGAAAAAAAGTAAGTGCGTTAAAAACAGGGTTTTACTATATCGCTAAAAAAAGCAATGTTCCCATTGTTATGGTTGCCTTCGATTTTGGAAAAAAACAGGTGAAAATATCAGAGCCGCTATGGACCAGTGACGATATCAACAAAGACTTTAGGAAGGTGCGGGAATTTTTCAAAGGGGTAAAAGGAAAAATTCCGGAATACAGTTTTGGATAA
- a CDS encoding DUF4126 domain-containing protein — MTPETVISIFLGVGLAASAGFRVFLPLFALSLAAYFGVWDLNDNWEWIGSFAAVLTLGIATVVEIFAYFIPWVDNALDTIALPLAAIAGTAVMVSTVANLDPVVTWSLAIIAGGGTASAIKGANATGRLTSTATTGGVANPIVSTLETGTAAVVSTASIFFPVGAAILVIIILVIIFRIYRKLRPKIKN; from the coding sequence ATGACACCAGAGACTGTAATTAGTATTTTTTTAGGAGTGGGACTTGCGGCCTCTGCTGGTTTTCGTGTCTTTTTACCCCTGTTCGCCTTAAGTTTGGCAGCCTATTTTGGGGTTTGGGATTTGAATGATAATTGGGAATGGATTGGTAGCTTTGCCGCAGTTCTTACCCTTGGAATTGCCACAGTGGTGGAAATATTTGCGTACTTCATTCCATGGGTGGACAACGCTTTGGATACCATAGCACTGCCCTTGGCGGCCATAGCGGGAACGGCGGTGATGGTTTCAACCGTGGCAAATTTGGATCCCGTTGTGACCTGGTCCTTGGCAATAATCGCCGGTGGTGGTACGGCTTCGGCCATTAAAGGTGCCAATGCAACGGGCAGATTGACCTCTACGGCCACTACGGGAGGTGTGGCCAATCCAATTGTTTCCACTTTGGAAACCGGTACGGCGGCGGTTGTGTCCACAGCTTCCATTTTCTTTCCCGTAGGTGCGGCCATATTGGTCATCATCATTTTGGTCATTATTTTTAGGATATACAGAAAGTTGCGTCCAAAAATCAAAAACTGA
- a CDS encoding RsmD family RNA methyltransferase, which produces MRIISGKYKGKRITAPKKLPVRPTTDMAKEGLFNILNNRYILEEVSVLDLFSGTGNISYEFASRGCETIVAVDAHPRCVQFIGKTAKALAFPITVFKSDVFTFLERHKVQYDIIFADPPYDAVENEFLKLPHLVLKNGLLKEGGVLIVEHSPQTHFEDHPNFREKRKYGSSIFSFFAP; this is translated from the coding sequence ATGCGCATAATTTCGGGAAAATACAAAGGAAAACGTATCACGGCCCCAAAGAAATTACCGGTACGCCCAACCACCGATATGGCAAAAGAAGGGCTCTTTAACATTCTCAACAACCGTTATATTTTGGAAGAGGTTTCCGTTTTGGATCTTTTTTCCGGTACTGGAAATATCAGTTATGAATTTGCTTCAAGGGGGTGTGAAACCATTGTTGCTGTGGATGCCCACCCACGCTGTGTCCAGTTTATAGGGAAAACGGCCAAAGCACTGGCTTTTCCCATTACCGTTTTTAAATCCGATGTGTTTACATTTTTGGAACGGCACAAAGTCCAGTACGATATCATTTTTGCGGACCCTCCCTACGATGCTGTGGAAAATGAGTTTTTGAAATTGCCGCATTTGGTCCTAAAAAATGGATTGTTGAAAGAAGGTGGGGTTTTAATCGTGGAACATTCACCCCAGACCCATTTTGAGGACCATCCCAATTTTCGGGAAAAAAGAAAATACGGAAGTTCCATATTCAGTTTTTTTGCACCTTAA
- a CDS encoding ATP-dependent RecD-like DNA helicase, with amino-acid sequence MSTLTSKAFQKILTEKFPHRPTLLQELTLSRISDFIFSKESEELFLLKGYAGTGKTTIVGSLVKYLWHTKMKAVLLAPTGRAAKVISNYAGTQAFTIHKKIYFPKKQSGGGVQFVLAPNKHRNTLFIVDEASMIPDTPADSKLFGNGSLLDDLIYYVYSGHNCKLVLIGDTAQLPPVKLDLSPALEEQRMELNYNKSVINVELDEVMRQSESSGILFNATNLRQQLQSSYYEGFQFSLQGFKDIRRLRDGHEVQEAIDNAYAQHGKEETAFIVRSNKRANLYNKNIRERILFLENDIAVGDFMMVVKNNYFWLKPSSEAGFIANGDIIEILELFAIKELYGFRFAEVKVQMVDYPNQRPFETVLLLDTITAETPSLPYEEGNRLYQEVLKDYVHEKSKYRQFMGVKNNSFFNALQVKFSYAITCHKSQGGQWNTVFVEQPYLPNGMNKEYLRWLYTAVTRARENLYLIGFKDDFFVDKE; translated from the coding sequence ATGAGCACCCTAACTTCCAAGGCTTTTCAAAAAATTCTAACGGAAAAATTCCCGCATCGACCCACCTTGTTGCAGGAACTTACGTTAAGCCGTATTTCCGACTTTATTTTCTCAAAGGAAAGTGAAGAACTCTTTTTGTTAAAGGGATATGCGGGGACCGGCAAAACGACTATTGTGGGTAGTTTGGTAAAGTATCTGTGGCACACCAAAATGAAGGCCGTTTTACTCGCACCTACGGGGCGGGCCGCCAAGGTAATTTCCAATTATGCCGGTACACAGGCGTTTACCATTCATAAAAAGATATATTTTCCCAAAAAACAATCCGGGGGAGGGGTCCAATTTGTATTGGCCCCGAACAAACATAGGAACACCTTATTTATTGTGGATGAAGCCTCAATGATTCCGGACACTCCGGCAGATTCCAAACTTTTTGGGAATGGTTCCCTCTTGGATGATTTGATTTATTATGTCTATTCAGGACACAATTGTAAGTTGGTGTTGATTGGGGATACTGCCCAATTACCTCCCGTAAAATTGGATTTAAGCCCGGCCCTTGAGGAGCAACGAATGGAACTGAACTATAATAAGTCTGTCATAAATGTGGAATTGGACGAGGTGATGCGCCAAAGTGAAAGCTCTGGGATTTTATTCAATGCCACCAACTTGAGGCAACAACTGCAGTCAAGTTATTATGAGGGGTTTCAATTTTCATTACAGGGATTTAAGGACATCCGCAGATTAAGGGATGGGCATGAAGTGCAAGAGGCCATAGACAACGCCTATGCGCAACATGGTAAGGAGGAAACCGCTTTTATCGTTCGCTCAAACAAAAGGGCCAATCTATACAACAAAAATATTAGGGAACGAATTCTATTCCTGGAAAATGATATTGCGGTCGGAGATTTTATGATGGTAGTGAAAAACAATTATTTCTGGTTAAAGCCCAGCTCGGAAGCCGGGTTTATTGCAAACGGGGATATTATTGAAATTCTGGAACTATTTGCCATTAAGGAACTGTACGGCTTCCGTTTTGCCGAAGTCAAGGTCCAAATGGTGGATTATCCCAATCAAAGACCCTTTGAAACCGTACTCCTCTTGGATACCATTACCGCCGAAACCCCTTCACTTCCCTACGAGGAAGGAAACCGGTTATATCAAGAAGTACTAAAGGACTATGTCCATGAAAAGTCAAAATACAGACAGTTTATGGGGGTCAAGAACAATTCATTTTTTAATGCCCTACAGGTTAAATTTTCGTATGCCATTACTTGTCATAAATCCCAGGGAGGCCAGTGGAATACTGTTTTTGTTGAACAACCTTACCTTCCAAATGGCATGAATAAGGAATATCTGCGTTGGCTGTACACTGCGGTAACCCGGGCAAGGGAAAACCTTTATCTCATAGGTTTCAAGGATGATTTTTTTGTTGATAAGGAATGA
- the dnaX gene encoding DNA polymerase III subunit gamma/tau has product MEPFIVSARKYRPQTFKDVVGQKAITDTLENAIAHNHLAQALLFCGPRGVGKTTCARILAKKINQDGTEREEEDFAFNIFELDAASNNSVDDIRSLIDQVRIPPQVGKYKVYIIDEVHMLSQSAFNAFLKTLEEPPKHAIFILATTEKHKIIPTILSRCQIFDFKRITVKDAAEYLKVIAKEQNIDAEDDALHIIAQKADGAMRDALSIFDRVVSFSGKELTRKAVTENLNVLDYDTFLTATNLILENNIPELLLLFNKTLSLGFDGHHFITGLASHFRDLMVCQQPETHVLLEVGEGAKAKYSEQSKKTPKEFLLKAIEISNQSDLNYKASKNQRLLIELTLMKLASLSFSHEKKKDDFLIPATYFRNRDFEKTNDYSIVEETSNDEVAPPIKTTTEPKESAEQPKAVPKSIELKNLPKRVSGLSLSSLKAKKEHEAIKNPQVSEEDLPIKPFTEEDMQTHWNAYIQKIEKQGKKILASSLHSDVPRLKNSTTIWLEFPNSTMKKEVEREQGPLLDYLKEKLQNYSIEIQISVNEESAKKYAFTPEEKYQKLKEKNPAIEFLRKEFDLDF; this is encoded by the coding sequence ATGGAGCCTTTTATTGTATCTGCCCGAAAATATCGCCCCCAAACGTTTAAGGACGTTGTTGGGCAGAAAGCCATTACGGATACCCTGGAAAACGCCATAGCCCATAACCATTTGGCACAAGCATTGCTGTTTTGTGGTCCAAGGGGGGTTGGTAAAACCACGTGTGCCAGGATTTTGGCAAAAAAGATAAATCAAGATGGGACCGAACGGGAAGAAGAAGACTTTGCCTTCAATATTTTTGAATTGGACGCTGCCTCCAACAACTCCGTTGATGACATCCGCAGCCTAATAGACCAAGTACGTATTCCTCCACAAGTAGGCAAATATAAGGTCTATATCATCGATGAGGTGCACATGTTGTCCCAATCCGCATTCAATGCCTTTTTAAAAACGTTGGAAGAACCTCCGAAACACGCCATTTTTATACTGGCCACCACGGAAAAACACAAAATTATCCCTACCATACTCTCCCGATGTCAAATTTTTGATTTTAAACGAATCACGGTAAAGGATGCTGCGGAGTATTTAAAGGTCATCGCCAAGGAACAAAACATCGATGCCGAAGATGATGCGCTGCACATCATTGCGCAAAAGGCCGATGGAGCCATGCGTGATGCCCTTTCCATTTTCGATAGGGTGGTCAGTTTTTCGGGTAAGGAATTAACACGAAAAGCCGTTACCGAAAACTTGAATGTCCTCGACTATGACACATTTTTGACGGCGACCAATCTCATACTGGAAAACAACATTCCCGAATTGTTGTTGCTTTTCAATAAGACACTTTCCCTTGGTTTTGATGGGCACCATTTTATCACCGGACTCGCATCACATTTTAGGGATCTTATGGTCTGCCAACAACCCGAAACCCATGTTTTATTGGAAGTTGGGGAAGGTGCCAAAGCAAAGTATTCGGAACAGTCCAAAAAAACACCAAAAGAGTTCCTGCTAAAGGCAATTGAGATTTCCAATCAAAGCGATTTAAACTATAAAGCCAGTAAAAATCAACGACTATTGATTGAGTTGACCTTAATGAAATTGGCGTCACTTTCGTTTTCCCACGAAAAAAAAAAGGATGATTTTCTAATTCCTGCCACGTATTTCAGGAATAGGGATTTTGAGAAGACCAATGACTATTCCATTGTGGAGGAAACCAGTAATGATGAAGTCGCTCCCCCAATAAAAACCACCACCGAACCAAAGGAGAGTGCCGAACAACCCAAAGCGGTTCCCAAATCCATTGAACTAAAGAATCTCCCCAAAAGGGTCTCCGGTTTATCGCTTTCCAGTCTTAAGGCCAAAAAGGAACATGAGGCCATCAAAAATCCTCAAGTTTCCGAAGAGGATTTACCCATTAAGCCATTTACCGAAGAGGATATGCAAACACACTGGAACGCGTATATCCAAAAAATAGAGAAGCAGGGAAAAAAGATTTTGGCGAGCAGTCTTCACAGTGATGTACCCCGACTTAAAAATAGTACCACCATCTGGCTGGAGTTTCCGAATTCCACGATGAAAAAAGAGGTGGAACGCGAACAAGGACCCTTATTGGATTACCTCAAGGAAAAACTACAGAATTATTCCATAGAAATCCAGATATCCGTAAATGAGGAGAGTGCCAAAAAATATGCTTTTACCCCTGAGGAGAAATATCAAAAACTAAAGGAAAAGAACCCTGCCATTGAATTCCTTAGAAAGGAATTTGATCTGGATTTTTAA